The Comamonas sp. GB3 AK4-5 genome includes a region encoding these proteins:
- a CDS encoding EI24 domain-containing protein, whose translation MLAGMHLLFTSLARALGHCLHRKVVAWSLLPLLLMAVLAMLLSWLFWQPALQWTVQSLEGVSWLGRVWDWLQQQGWGWGVDWFAAMLLVLVSSAVLVLLVLMLVSLFMTPQLVAWVAERRFPTLERKQGAPWWQSLAWAVGSTSAALLLLVLSIPLWLIPPLVLVLPPLIWGWLTYRVMAFDALAEHASQAERQALFARHRMSLLLMGVVCGVLGAAPSVVWASGVLFVALFWLLVPLAIWIYALVLAFSSLWFAHFCLAALEQLRQQARQGYAAPVEVGAHGA comes from the coding sequence ATGCTGGCGGGCATGCATTTGTTGTTCACCTCCTTGGCCCGCGCCCTGGGCCATTGCCTGCACCGCAAGGTCGTGGCCTGGTCTTTGTTGCCCCTGCTGTTGATGGCCGTCTTGGCCATGCTGCTGTCCTGGCTGTTCTGGCAACCGGCCTTGCAATGGACCGTGCAAAGCCTGGAAGGCGTGAGCTGGCTGGGGCGCGTATGGGATTGGCTGCAGCAGCAAGGCTGGGGTTGGGGCGTGGATTGGTTTGCCGCCATGCTGCTGGTGCTGGTGAGCTCTGCGGTCCTGGTGCTGCTGGTGTTGATGCTGGTGTCCCTGTTCATGACGCCCCAGTTGGTGGCCTGGGTGGCCGAGCGGCGCTTTCCCACGCTGGAGCGCAAGCAGGGGGCTCCCTGGTGGCAGTCTCTGGCCTGGGCCGTGGGTTCCACGTCGGCGGCCTTGCTGCTGCTGGTGCTCAGCATTCCGCTGTGGCTGATTCCGCCGCTGGTGCTGGTGTTGCCGCCATTGATTTGGGGCTGGTTGACCTACCGTGTCATGGCCTTTGATGCATTGGCCGAGCATGCTAGCCAGGCCGAGCGCCAGGCATTGTTTGCCCGCCATCGCATGTCGCTGCTGCTCATGGGGGTGGTGTGCGGGGTGCTGGGCGCTGCACCCAGTGTGGTGTGGGCCTCGGGCGTGCTGTTTGTGGCGCTGTTCTGGCTGCTGGTGCCGCTGGCCATCTGGATTTACGCCCTGGTGCTGGCCTTCTCCTCACTGTGGTTTGCGCATTTTTGCCTGGCCGCGCTGGAGCAGCTGCGCCAGCAGGCGCGGCAGGGGTATGCGGCCCCAGTGGAAGTTGGTGCGCACGGCGCATAG